Proteins found in one Homalodisca vitripennis isolate AUS2020 chromosome 4, UT_GWSS_2.1, whole genome shotgun sequence genomic segment:
- the LOC124360376 gene encoding dihydroorotate dehydrogenase (quinone), mitochondrial-like: MKTSTQILKKLRSCVYVCTGGFGLFSAYNLYQENEKFYENFVIPGLHNLNPETAHNVGVLTSKFKLLPRSRYIDSQALTTEVWGLKFKNPVGMAAGFDKQGEAVEGLHDIGFGFVEIGSVTPNPQPGNEKPRVFRLVENSAIINRYGFNSDGHDKVYERLQSLKQNESFRGVIGVNLGKNKDSIDPVDDYIKGIEKFGHVADYIVINISSPNTPGLRDWQRKEQLEELLRKVLIARNSLRDVVKPPLLLKLAPDLSSQEKKDIVEVLTKPECHVDGLIICNTTVGRSPDLSGPHAQETGGLSGRPLSILSTQLISEMYTATKGKIPIIGVGGIFTGEDAYKKILAGASLIQLYTAFTYHGPPRVTRIKKELEHLLQQDGYSSIADAVGKGV; this comes from the exons ATGAAGACTAGTACTCAAATATTG aaaaaGCTGCGGTCGTGTGTATATGTCTGCACTGGTGGTTTTGGTTTATTTTCAGCCTATAATCTTTAccaagaaaatgaaaaattttatgagAATTTTGTTATACCAGGACTTCATAATCTTAATCCTGAAACAGCACACAATGTGGGGGTTTTaacatctaaatttaaattattgccaAGAAGCAGATATATTGATAGCCAAGCATTA ACAACTGAAGTTTGGGGTCTGAAGTTCAAAAACCCTGTTGGTATGGCAGCTGGTTTTGATAAACAAGGAGAAGCAGTGGAAGGTTTGCATGATATTGGTTTTGGATTTGTTGAAATTGGTTCCGTGACCCCTAATCCACAACCTGGAAATGAAAAACCTAGAGTTTTTAGGCTTGTAGAAAATTCAGCAATTATAAATAG gTATGGATTTAACAGTGATGGGCATGACAAAGTGTATGAGAGACTACAATCTTTGAAACAAAATGAGTCGTTCAGAGGAGTCATTGGTGttaatttgggaaaaaataaagACTCGATAGATCCAGTTGATGATTATATTAAAGGTATTGAAAAATTTGGACATGTTGCTGATTACATTGTCATTAATATTTCAAG CCCTAACACTCCAGGGCTCCGAGATTGGCAGAGGAAGGAGCAGCTTGAGGAACTTCTGAGGAAAGTGTTAATTGCTAGAAACTCATTAAGAGATGTGGTCAAACCTCCTCTTCTGCTCAAATTAGCTCCAGATTTAAGTTCACAAGAGAAGAAGGATATTGTGGAAGTTTTAACAAAACCAGAG TGCCATGTGGATGGTCTGATAATCTGCAACACCACAGTAGGTCGCTCGCCTGATCTGTCTGGACCTCATGCTCAAGAGACAGGTGGTCTCAGTGGACGACCACTGTCTATCCTCTCTACTCAACTTATCTCTGAAATGTACACTGCTACTAAAG GTAAAATACCAATTATAGGGGTTGGCGGCATATTTACTGGAGAAGAtgcatacaaaaaaattttggcTGGAGCCAGTCTCATCCAACTGTACACAGCGTTCACCTATCATGGCCCTCCTCGGGTAACACGCATCAAGAAGGAACTTGAACATTTACTTCA ACAAGACGGCTACAGTTCTATTGCTGATGCTGTGGGGAAAGGTGTGTAA